One window from the genome of Leptospira johnsonii encodes:
- the ftsA gene encoding cell division protein FtsA codes for MESSERIIVSLDLGSALTKVVVGRPISEYETEIIGTGMFPSSGIKNGSIINIEATTRSIIEAVSEAELMCGQEIGYVVVNVTGKSVRADNSKGVVAITNRDRVVTEPDIVRVIEAAQAVRVPADQEILHVLSKEFSVDDQTSIKDPIGMTGVRLEAEVHIVTAGLTALHNLEKCIEAAGLAEETRVLSSLASSDAVLTSGEKDLGTAVLDIGAGICDLIVYVDGGIAYSSVIPFGGYNVTSDLSIGLKTTIETAELVKKRYGHCSLEEIDPTETVEIPPISGRPARAVLREELVHVIEPRMREIFEMVDVELVKSGKKSFLAGGVILTGGGSLLEGIESLAEDVFRLTVTRARPAGLSGLSDRVSSPEFATAVGLIKYASRLGDMERKSQDRSETWGKKIRRWIEENL; via the coding sequence ATGGAATCTTCTGAAAGAATCATAGTCTCTCTGGATCTAGGATCAGCACTTACAAAAGTGGTGGTAGGACGTCCTATCTCCGAATATGAAACTGAAATTATCGGGACAGGAATGTTTCCTTCTTCCGGGATCAAAAACGGTTCCATCATCAATATAGAAGCTACCACTCGTTCCATCATTGAAGCAGTGAGTGAAGCGGAACTCATGTGCGGTCAAGAGATCGGTTATGTTGTGGTAAATGTTACCGGCAAATCGGTTCGTGCGGACAATTCCAAGGGAGTGGTTGCCATAACGAATAGAGATAGAGTGGTAACAGAGCCGGATATAGTTAGAGTGATAGAAGCTGCGCAAGCAGTTCGAGTCCCTGCGGACCAAGAAATTTTACATGTTCTTTCCAAAGAATTTTCCGTGGACGATCAAACTTCTATCAAGGACCCGATCGGAATGACCGGCGTTCGTCTAGAGGCAGAAGTTCATATTGTCACGGCAGGTCTAACAGCACTTCATAATTTAGAAAAATGTATTGAAGCAGCCGGTTTGGCAGAAGAGACAAGAGTCCTTTCTAGTTTGGCTTCTTCCGATGCAGTTTTAACTTCCGGAGAGAAGGATCTAGGAACTGCTGTCCTGGACATCGGTGCAGGCATCTGCGATCTGATCGTTTATGTGGATGGAGGGATCGCTTATTCTTCCGTGATCCCATTCGGCGGGTACAATGTTACTTCCGATCTTTCTATCGGTTTAAAAACTACGATAGAGACCGCAGAACTTGTGAAAAAAAGATACGGTCATTGTTCTTTAGAAGAAATCGATCCAACTGAAACAGTGGAGATCCCACCCATTAGCGGAAGACCCGCTCGAGCTGTCCTGAGAGAAGAACTAGTTCATGTAATAGAACCTCGTATGAGGGAAATTTTCGAGATGGTGGATGTGGAACTAGTCAAGTCAGGAAAAAAATCCTTCTTAGCCGGAGGAGTCATCCTCACAGGAGGAGGAAGCCTTTTAGAAGGGATCGAAAGTCTTGCAGAAGATGTATTTCGTCTAACGGTAACTCGCGCGAGACCAGCTGGACTTTCCGGACTTTCAGATAGAGTATCTTCTCCTGAATTCGCTACCGCAGTTGGACTTATCAAATACGCCTCCAGATTAGGGGACATGGAAAGAAAATCCCAGGACAGAAGCGAGACTTGGGGTAAAAAAATTCGGAGATGGATAGAGGAAAACCTCTAA
- a CDS encoding cell division protein FtsQ/DivIB, protein MRHNIIDFLKESVQKRTSWWLLAFLFLLASTLGWGFRRGTLPQELNKLILTGHETLRTEEIVQIMGIQPGTSFENYDLGQMEHRLTSHPRIKSAHLEKKTDDQLLVEITERKPNYLVNSDGHLFEIDSELKILSMDDVRSQGLTVLSGTFPREKGEVVGAAFKDLHTSVENAFRSYPALKSRISEVSLHEDGEIFVYADTPLPVRVQIGTLFQTEQVRKLYAVLAYLEKEKVRPKLVDIRGEDAVYH, encoded by the coding sequence ATGAGACATAATATAATTGACTTTTTGAAAGAATCCGTTCAAAAAAGAACGAGTTGGTGGCTTCTGGCCTTCCTCTTTCTATTGGCGAGCACTCTAGGCTGGGGATTTAGGAGGGGGACCCTTCCCCAGGAGTTGAATAAACTCATACTGACAGGACACGAAACTCTTAGAACGGAAGAAATAGTTCAGATCATGGGTATCCAACCGGGAACCTCTTTCGAAAATTACGACCTCGGCCAAATGGAACACCGACTTACCTCACACCCCAGGATCAAATCCGCTCACTTGGAAAAAAAAACGGACGACCAATTGCTGGTAGAGATCACCGAAAGAAAACCAAATTATCTTGTGAACTCCGACGGTCATCTTTTCGAAATAGATTCCGAACTTAAGATACTTTCCATGGATGATGTTCGAAGCCAAGGACTCACCGTTCTTTCCGGGACATTCCCAAGAGAAAAAGGAGAAGTAGTCGGAGCTGCATTCAAGGATCTTCACACTTCTGTGGAGAATGCATTTCGTTCTTATCCTGCATTAAAGTCCAGGATCTCCGAAGTGTCCTTGCATGAAGATGGAGAAATTTTTGTCTACGCAGACACTCCTCTTCCAGTCCGTGTGCAGATCGGGACCTTATTCCAAACGGAACAGGTCAGAAAGTTATACGCAGTATTAGCATATCTTGAAAAAGAAAAAGTCCGCCCCAAACTCGTGGACATACGAGGAGAAGACGCGGTCTACCATTAA
- a CDS encoding MlaD family protein, with product MKFPIPSPIHLGFVFFCAFFVLLYQSVIERSGSQEDYPYTLKIYYPKSQGIRPGTPVSILGLARGIVRDVDVVGIEEVPDKRFLDKNRTKAVEITIRLAEPITLYSNYDISFRTATVLSGRTIDINPGNAEEDSKRVFFKPTYKEEEGFRPDFAPSARYYDDFFAASTGVIRENKEDINLTFGNLEEISYKLKSSNGSVPRFINDPDTYDNLAETLTDMRILGDDARRYVEGYRKIERSAPIPFSINLYRRTTIIGGISSDFYLNKL from the coding sequence ATGAAATTCCCGATCCCTTCTCCCATTCATCTAGGTTTCGTTTTCTTTTGTGCTTTTTTCGTACTCTTATACCAATCCGTGATCGAAAGATCCGGCTCTCAAGAAGACTATCCTTATACTTTAAAAATCTATTATCCAAAGTCCCAAGGTATACGTCCCGGAACTCCAGTCAGCATTTTAGGATTGGCGAGAGGGATCGTAAGAGATGTGGATGTGGTTGGGATAGAAGAAGTTCCAGACAAAAGATTTTTAGACAAGAACAGGACCAAGGCAGTAGAGATCACGATTCGATTGGCCGAGCCTATCACATTGTATTCAAACTATGATATCAGTTTTAGGACTGCTACCGTTCTTTCTGGGAGAACCATCGATATCAATCCAGGAAATGCGGAAGAAGATTCAAAACGGGTTTTCTTCAAACCTACGTACAAAGAGGAGGAGGGTTTTCGTCCTGATTTTGCTCCTTCTGCCAGATACTATGATGATTTTTTTGCAGCGTCCACAGGTGTGATCCGAGAGAATAAAGAAGATATTAATTTGACGTTTGGCAACTTAGAAGAGATCTCCTATAAACTCAAAAGTAGTAACGGTTCGGTTCCTAGGTTCATCAACGATCCGGATACTTACGACAATCTGGCCGAGACATTGACAGACATGAGAATTTTAGGAGACGATGCCAGAAGATATGTGGAAGGGTATCGCAAGATAGAAAGAAGCGCCCCTATCCCTTTCTCCATCAATTTGTATCGTAGGACCACCATCATCGGTGGGATTTCCAGCGATTTCTATTTGAACAAACTATAA
- a CDS encoding glycosyltransferase: MKVAVIHDWLNGMRGGEIVLDSILKVFPDADLFTLFYEKGKLNERIENRKIVTAFTDSLPFKSKYRWYLPLFPTAIESLDLRGYDLIVSSSHCVAKGVIPDPDAIHISYVHSPMRYVWDLYYDYFPARSGLKFFAFQLVSNYLRNWDSVSSNRVDSFLCNSEFVSRRIQKYYRRDSKVVYPPCLPKGFRVQAGKKENFDLIVSAFAPYKRIDLAIEAYRKNGRPLKILGSGQEYKKLVKELPPNVEILPHRPRNEVQEYMAKAKTFIFPGMEDFGIAPVEAQGYCTPVLAYGKGGALETVVSGKTGLFFREQTVEALNSALEQSDRKEWKSKDFQASVNRFTEEKFIIQIQKTVETINKNSGKRRGV; encoded by the coding sequence ATGAAAGTCGCAGTGATCCATGATTGGCTGAATGGAATGAGAGGAGGAGAGATCGTACTCGATTCCATCCTAAAAGTATTTCCGGACGCCGATCTATTTACCCTTTTTTACGAAAAAGGAAAGTTAAATGAAAGGATCGAAAATAGAAAGATCGTAACCGCGTTTACAGATAGTCTTCCTTTCAAATCCAAGTACCGTTGGTATCTTCCATTATTCCCCACTGCGATCGAGTCCTTGGATCTAAGAGGATATGATCTGATCGTATCTTCTTCTCATTGTGTTGCAAAAGGTGTGATCCCTGATCCTGATGCGATCCATATTAGCTATGTACATTCTCCTATGAGATATGTATGGGATTTGTATTATGATTATTTTCCTGCAAGAAGCGGTTTGAAATTTTTCGCATTCCAACTTGTTTCCAATTATCTTCGCAACTGGGATTCTGTTTCTTCTAACAGAGTAGATTCTTTCTTATGCAACTCGGAGTTCGTTTCCAGAAGGATCCAAAAATACTATAGAAGAGACTCCAAGGTAGTATATCCTCCTTGTTTGCCTAAAGGTTTTAGGGTTCAGGCGGGGAAGAAGGAAAACTTCGACCTGATCGTTTCCGCATTCGCACCATATAAGCGTATCGACTTGGCAATAGAGGCATATAGAAAAAATGGAAGACCTCTGAAAATTTTAGGAAGCGGCCAAGAATATAAGAAACTTGTAAAAGAACTTCCACCTAATGTGGAGATCTTACCTCATCGGCCAAGGAATGAAGTGCAAGAGTATATGGCCAAGGCAAAGACATTCATTTTTCCCGGAATGGAAGATTTCGGGATCGCACCTGTAGAAGCTCAAGGCTATTGTACACCTGTTCTGGCGTATGGAAAGGGTGGGGCATTGGAAACAGTGGTCTCCGGAAAGACGGGGCTATTCTTCCGAGAGCAAACAGTGGAGGCATTGAACTCCGCCTTAGAGCAATCCGACCGAAAAGAATGGAAATCTAAGGACTTTCAGGCCTCGGTAAACCGTTTTACAGAGGAAAAATTCATCATCCAAATCCAAAAGACGGTCGAGACTATAAACAAGAACTCTGGAAAAAGGAGGGGCGTTTGA
- a CDS encoding flagellar FlbD family protein, with protein sequence MITLHRLKGTEFVLNASHIECIEANPDTTITLSNDRKYVVQESIPEVIEKILEFKKRVLVFPLGSAPDQFKKVD encoded by the coding sequence TTGATTACTTTGCATAGATTAAAAGGAACTGAATTCGTTCTGAACGCCTCTCATATTGAATGTATCGAAGCCAATCCGGATACAACGATCACTTTGTCTAATGATAGAAAATATGTGGTCCAGGAAAGTATCCCGGAAGTAATCGAAAAAATTTTGGAGTTCAAGAAACGAGTGCTGGTGTTTCCTTTAGGTTCCGCGCCGGATCAATTTAAGAAGGTAGATTAA
- a CDS encoding motility protein A translates to MDIATIIGFGSAVVVFAFGILSAGLNPIDIVDIPSILITFGGATACTVMAVPWQNTLELGKVTRKAFREEKSDLIGLIKTLVSFSEKARREGLLALEDDVNELPEEFLRKGITLVVDGTDPELVRNIMETEMTNIASRHSAGKAWWENWGALAPAFGMIGTLIGLVQMLKNLGSGDASAIGTGMAAALITTLYGSMGANMIAIPIMKKLMRKSEDELLVRQIMIEGTLSIQSGDNPRIVKDKLASYLPPGERGVLKDEND, encoded by the coding sequence ATGGATATAGCTACAATCATAGGCTTCGGCTCTGCAGTCGTAGTATTCGCATTCGGGATCCTTTCCGCCGGTCTGAATCCGATCGATATCGTGGATATACCTTCCATTTTGATCACATTCGGTGGAGCAACCGCTTGTACCGTAATGGCGGTTCCTTGGCAAAATACTCTGGAATTGGGAAAAGTAACTCGTAAGGCTTTTAGAGAAGAAAAAAGCGACCTCATCGGACTCATAAAAACTTTAGTTTCCTTCTCGGAGAAAGCAAGAAGAGAAGGTCTACTCGCGTTGGAAGACGACGTGAACGAACTTCCGGAAGAATTTTTAAGAAAGGGAATTACCCTTGTTGTGGACGGAACAGATCCTGAGCTTGTTCGGAATATTATGGAAACCGAAATGACTAATATCGCTTCCAGACATAGTGCCGGAAAAGCCTGGTGGGAAAACTGGGGAGCGCTTGCTCCCGCGTTCGGGATGATCGGAACTCTGATCGGACTGGTTCAGATGTTGAAGAACCTTGGATCCGGAGACGCGAGTGCGATCGGAACAGGGATGGCTGCTGCGTTGATCACCACATTGTACGGATCCATGGGAGCGAACATGATCGCGATCCCGATCATGAAAAAACTCATGCGTAAATCCGAAGACGAACTATTAGTAAGACAGATCATGATAGAAGGTACACTCTCCATCCAATCGGGAGACAACCCTCGTATCGTGAAGGATAAGCTCGCAAGTTATCTGCCACCTGGCGAACGCGGCGTATTAAAAGACGAAAACGATTAA
- the motB gene encoding flagellar motor protein MotB yields the protein MAKQKCPECIQNIPEYMLTYGDMVTLLLCFFIMLYRTGKTNAIEMQIILSAFKTTTGFFDGGQTLSKGKLEEMGMNIESLPSMTTGKALSKSKKTATELFKPEIEAGKVRVTEDERGLVISLVGADYFNPGSAILQEPIKSTLKKASGLIKGLERFVRVEGHCDADAVLPGANPNREERTYLNNWDLAGARAINSTDYVVGVGKLDPSWFQAVSFGSYRPLVVENQGTPEAKAFNRRIDIVILTEKSTKRSEYESNFGLPKSRVPGSESSTESGL from the coding sequence ATGGCAAAACAGAAATGTCCTGAATGTATCCAAAATATTCCAGAGTATATGCTTACTTATGGAGACATGGTTACGCTTCTTCTTTGCTTCTTCATTATGTTATATCGTACAGGTAAAACGAACGCGATAGAAATGCAGATCATTCTATCCGCGTTTAAGACTACTACCGGGTTTTTTGACGGCGGCCAAACTCTTTCCAAAGGAAAATTGGAAGAGATGGGAATGAATATAGAAAGTCTTCCTTCCATGACTACAGGAAAGGCGCTTTCTAAATCTAAGAAAACCGCCACGGAATTATTCAAACCTGAGATAGAAGCAGGGAAAGTGCGAGTAACTGAAGACGAAAGAGGTCTTGTGATCAGCTTAGTGGGAGCCGATTATTTTAATCCAGGTTCCGCAATTTTGCAGGAACCGATCAAGAGCACATTAAAAAAGGCCAGCGGACTTATCAAAGGATTAGAAAGATTCGTAAGGGTAGAAGGTCACTGCGACGCTGATGCAGTACTTCCCGGCGCCAATCCCAACAGGGAAGAAAGAACTTATTTAAACAACTGGGACCTTGCTGGAGCAAGAGCGATCAACTCCACGGATTATGTAGTGGGAGTAGGAAAGTTGGATCCGAGTTGGTTTCAAGCTGTGAGTTTCGGATCTTATCGACCGTTGGTTGTGGAGAACCAAGGAACTCCGGAAGCAAAAGCATTCAATAGAAGAATTGATATCGTAATTTTAACGGAAAAATCCACCAAACGAAGCGAATACGAATCTAACTTCGGCCTACCGAAAAGCCGAGTTCCGGGTTCGGAATCTTCCACTGAAAGTGGATTATAG
- a CDS encoding flagellar basal body-associated FliL family protein — translation MGDPEIDEEEGGLPAADAGAGSSPLIKWLIYIAGAVFGIIIVVLVSMFVAKQAATSTFREMKNVALVKPPPPLMTFQFQEEFRINTADKGETHFVKMKLSFGVARDDAKITAELAERIAQMRDLVNLIIGRKTKDDLIDVEDQLDLREEIKAQINHILSDGKIQEVYFTEFIVN, via the coding sequence ATGGGCGATCCCGAAATAGACGAGGAAGAAGGCGGTTTACCCGCGGCGGATGCCGGCGCCGGCTCGTCTCCGCTCATCAAATGGCTGATCTATATTGCCGGTGCTGTATTCGGAATTATCATAGTTGTACTTGTTTCCATGTTTGTTGCGAAACAAGCAGCGACTAGCACTTTCCGCGAAATGAAAAACGTGGCTTTGGTAAAACCTCCTCCACCGTTGATGACTTTCCAATTCCAGGAAGAGTTTAGGATCAATACTGCGGACAAGGGAGAAACTCACTTCGTAAAGATGAAATTATCTTTCGGAGTGGCAAGGGACGACGCAAAGATCACTGCGGAACTTGCGGAAAGGATCGCTCAGATGAGAGACTTGGTAAACCTAATTATAGGAAGAAAGACCAAGGACGATCTAATTGATGTCGAAGATCAGTTGGATCTGAGAGAAGAAATTAAAGCTCAGATCAACCATATTCTCTCCGACGGAAAGATCCAAGAAGTTTACTTCACAGAATTTATCGTCAACTGA
- the kdsB gene encoding 3-deoxy-manno-octulosonate cytidylyltransferase: MTKPKILGVIPARYGSSRFPGKPLAKIGDLPMIAWTYKNSLKSSLLHEVVVATDDERILKIVSDNGGKAVMTSPGHPSGTDRIREVSLKYPDSGIIINIQGDEPGIESELIDGVAKLKLERPDWAMSTAAVLLEEKEISDPNRVKVVIDKNGKALYFSRSAIPSQFKKTVPAYRHLGIYGYDRDFLLGYPELPPSALEESESLEQLRAMEAGHSIGVYIASGAALSVDTPEDLELVVEDFKKKGLIP, translated from the coding sequence ATGACCAAACCGAAAATCCTTGGGGTCATACCCGCAAGATACGGAAGTTCCCGATTTCCCGGCAAACCATTGGCCAAGATCGGGGACCTTCCTATGATCGCTTGGACATATAAGAATTCTCTAAAGTCTTCTCTTCTCCACGAAGTGGTGGTCGCTACTGACGACGAAAGGATCCTGAAAATAGTTTCGGATAATGGTGGTAAGGCGGTAATGACTTCTCCTGGCCATCCATCCGGAACGGATAGGATCAGAGAAGTATCACTCAAATACCCGGACTCCGGAATTATTATCAATATCCAAGGCGATGAACCTGGGATCGAATCCGAGCTTATCGACGGAGTGGCAAAACTCAAACTGGAAAGACCGGATTGGGCGATGAGCACAGCAGCGGTTCTATTGGAAGAAAAAGAAATTTCAGATCCGAATAGGGTCAAAGTGGTCATCGACAAAAACGGAAAGGCGCTCTACTTCTCTCGCTCTGCCATCCCTAGCCAATTTAAAAAAACTGTCCCGGCTTATAGACATCTTGGGATCTACGGATACGATAGAGACTTCTTACTTGGATATCCAGAACTTCCCCCTAGCGCATTAGAAGAATCGGAATCACTCGAACAATTAAGAGCAATGGAAGCAGGGCATTCTATTGGAGTGTATATAGCAAGTGGCGCAGCGTTGAGCGTCGACACACCTGAAGATCTGGAATTGGTTGTGGAAGATTTTAAGAAGAAGGGACTGATCCCTTAA
- a CDS encoding STAS domain-containing protein, translating into MSDEFKINVDLEPNVPVIHISGEITSEADDEILGKYQSIPEQRRSRVILNFHGTSYINSAGLATLISLITKASESSSKIEFAGLNDHFRKVMDIVGLTDFVLIHNTLQEALS; encoded by the coding sequence ATGTCTGACGAATTCAAAATAAACGTGGATCTTGAACCCAATGTTCCGGTGATCCATATCTCGGGAGAAATTACCTCCGAGGCGGATGACGAAATTTTAGGGAAATACCAATCCATACCTGAGCAACGTAGAAGCAGGGTAATTTTGAATTTTCATGGAACGTCTTACATCAATTCGGCGGGGCTTGCGACCTTGATCAGTTTGATCACCAAAGCAAGTGAATCTTCTTCCAAAATTGAATTTGCCGGCTTAAACGATCATTTCAGAAAAGTAATGGATATCGTTGGTCTTACGGATTTCGTTTTAATCCATAATACTCTACAAGAAGCTCTCAGTTAA
- a CDS encoding c-type cytochrome yields the protein MKTRAILISLFVSILSLTFLLNCGDKEKPKEEAAPVASAATLSPEVEEGKKLFLENGCNACHGDTGAGDGAAAASLNPKPRNYKAPANEWKNGPTEAGILKTLNNGIPSNPVMTSYKFLGDEKLKKIAKYVIYLNQN from the coding sequence ATGAAAACTCGGGCAATCCTGATTTCCCTTTTTGTTTCCATTCTCTCCCTCACCTTTCTATTGAACTGCGGAGATAAAGAAAAACCGAAAGAAGAAGCTGCACCTGTAGCAAGCGCAGCAACTTTAAGTCCGGAGGTAGAAGAAGGTAAAAAACTTTTTCTTGAAAACGGATGTAACGCATGTCACGGTGATACCGGTGCTGGAGATGGAGCTGCTGCGGCTAGCTTGAATCCAAAACCTAGAAATTACAAGGCACCTGCAAACGAATGGAAAAACGGTCCTACGGAAGCTGGCATTCTGAAAACTTTGAATAACGGAATTCCAAGCAATCCTGTGATGACTTCCTACAAATTCTTAGGCGACGAAAAACTGAAAAAAATCGCTAAGTACGTAATCTACCTGAACCAAAATTAA
- a CDS encoding Zn-ribbon domain-containing OB-fold protein: MAEIMEAHSLTGKKCKSCGFEATDPVVSCTNCGSEEVEVKTFSGKGKVYTYTVVHVGFGHLAPKAPYVLAVIELEEGAKTMSIIEGEYQGKPVTESIAIDMPVLFDRTETSTGFIFKPA, from the coding sequence ATGGCTGAGATTATGGAAGCTCATTCTTTAACCGGAAAAAAATGTAAGTCCTGCGGATTCGAAGCTACTGATCCTGTAGTTTCCTGTACGAACTGTGGATCGGAAGAAGTAGAAGTTAAAACTTTTTCAGGTAAAGGAAAAGTATACACTTACACAGTAGTTCACGTTGGTTTCGGACATTTAGCTCCAAAAGCGCCTTACGTTCTTGCAGTCATCGAGCTGGAAGAAGGTGCTAAAACCATGAGTATTATCGAAGGAGAATACCAAGGCAAACCGGTCACCGAATCTATCGCGATCGATATGCCTGTTCTTTTTGATAGAACAGAAACTTCTACGGGATTTATTTTTAAACCCGCTTGA
- a CDS encoding thiolase domain-containing protein, which yields MREVAIIGAYETVHGNHKDRTLRDLVTEAGNGAIKDSGIDRKEIQAVYVGNYAGNEFNAQNTMGSYAANLLGLGDRPAIRTEGACASGGIAMRQGVLAVASGLYDTVLVLGVEKMNGLDPETTMEIVARGQDQDVEGGYCISGPSGFALNAIRHMHEFGTTKEMLATVAEKNYFHGSLNPFAHKQKEISFNNIMRARMVTTPFGFHDVSLVTDASAAVVITTKEKAKSVREDYVVVKGSGIGGDYFNVALKKDSVSFPASVQAATEAFKMAGVERKDIDVLECHDCFTITEIINIEDLGFVEKGKGGQFTKDGHTRLGGKLPVNTSGGLKAKGHPVGATGVGQVVEMTFQLRDQSEKRQVANARTALTHVLGGPGAVSIVHILQRGE from the coding sequence ATGAGAGAAGTAGCAATCATCGGGGCCTATGAAACGGTCCACGGTAATCATAAAGATAGAACTCTTCGTGATCTAGTCACAGAAGCAGGTAACGGAGCCATCAAGGATTCCGGTATAGACAGAAAGGAGATCCAAGCCGTTTATGTAGGAAACTATGCTGGAAATGAGTTTAACGCTCAAAACACCATGGGTTCTTATGCAGCCAACTTACTTGGATTAGGCGATCGTCCTGCAATTCGCACTGAAGGAGCTTGCGCTTCCGGCGGGATCGCAATGAGACAAGGTGTTCTAGCTGTTGCATCCGGTCTATATGATACCGTCTTAGTTCTAGGCGTTGAAAAAATGAACGGATTAGATCCGGAAACTACTATGGAGATCGTGGCAAGAGGCCAAGACCAGGATGTGGAAGGCGGTTATTGTATTTCCGGTCCCTCCGGTTTTGCTTTAAACGCCATCCGTCATATGCATGAGTTCGGCACCACTAAAGAAATGTTGGCAACCGTTGCCGAAAAAAACTATTTCCATGGTAGCCTAAATCCATTTGCTCATAAACAAAAAGAGATTTCCTTCAATAATATTATGAGAGCAAGAATGGTAACTACTCCATTCGGTTTTCATGATGTATCTTTGGTTACCGATGCTTCTGCGGCAGTTGTGATCACTACCAAAGAAAAAGCAAAATCTGTTCGCGAGGACTATGTTGTGGTAAAAGGCTCCGGAATAGGCGGAGATTACTTCAATGTTGCTCTTAAAAAAGATTCAGTAAGCTTCCCCGCATCTGTTCAAGCTGCGACTGAAGCCTTTAAAATGGCAGGCGTGGAAAGAAAGGATATCGATGTTTTAGAATGCCATGACTGTTTCACGATCACTGAGATCATCAATATTGAAGATCTTGGCTTTGTGGAAAAAGGAAAAGGCGGTCAATTTACCAAAGACGGTCATACTCGATTGGGCGGAAAACTTCCTGTAAACACTTCAGGCGGTTTAAAAGCAAAAGGCCATCCGGTAGGTGCTACTGGTGTAGGTCAGGTTGTGGAGATGACTTTTCAACTCAGAGATCAATCTGAAAAACGCCAAGTCGCAAATGCTCGTACTGCTTTGACTCATGTTTTAGGCGGCCCGGGTGCAGTAAGTATCGTGCATATTTTGCAGAGGGGAGAATAA
- a CDS encoding glucose 1-dehydrogenase, which translates to MAKQFEGKVALVTGAASPRGLGRAIANTIARDGGDVVVVDLNKEHIEQAAADIAKEFGVKTLGIPVNVTKPEDCEAAINAVKEKFGKLDFLVNNAGVLKDNLFIRMSEQEFDFVMDVNAKGVFLMTKYASKLLLKAPSGRIVNISSLSGLSGQPGQANYSSSKAAVIALTKVAAREFSGRNVLVNAVCPGYVQTDMTASLPEEVQKKLTDPMFIPLKRPGTQQEIANAVEFFLSDKASYITGVFLRVDGGAGIGM; encoded by the coding sequence ATGGCAAAACAATTCGAAGGCAAAGTTGCATTAGTTACGGGAGCTGCATCTCCAAGAGGTTTAGGCCGCGCTATCGCCAATACTATCGCAAGAGATGGTGGAGATGTAGTCGTAGTAGACTTAAATAAGGAACATATCGAGCAGGCCGCGGCTGATATCGCTAAAGAATTCGGCGTTAAAACCTTAGGTATTCCGGTAAATGTTACTAAGCCGGAAGACTGCGAGGCTGCTATCAATGCTGTTAAAGAGAAATTCGGTAAATTAGATTTCTTAGTAAACAACGCAGGAGTTTTGAAGGACAATCTTTTTATCAGAATGAGCGAGCAAGAGTTTGATTTCGTGATGGATGTGAACGCGAAAGGTGTGTTCTTGATGACCAAGTACGCTTCTAAACTTCTTTTAAAAGCTCCTTCAGGTAGAATTGTAAACATCTCTTCTCTTTCCGGTCTTTCTGGCCAACCTGGACAAGCAAACTATTCTTCTTCAAAAGCTGCTGTGATCGCTCTTACTAAAGTTGCTGCCAGAGAATTTTCAGGTAGGAACGTTTTAGTAAATGCAGTTTGCCCTGGTTATGTGCAGACAGACATGACTGCTTCTCTTCCAGAAGAAGTTCAGAAAAAACTTACCGATCCTATGTTCATTCCTTTGAAGAGACCGGGAACTCAACAAGAGATCGCTAACGCGGTAGAATTCTTCCTTTCTGATAAAGCATCTTATATCACCGGAGTTTTCTTGAGAGTAGACGGCGGCGCCGGCATCGGAATGTAA